The DNA segment GACACCTACCAGGACAACACAatgttcttctttttccttctgctctgcaccaTGCAGAGCAGCCTAAAATCAGCAGGTAGACCTACCTGGCTACCATGTATCTGCATCAGGAGTGGCTGATTTCAGCGTGTTCTAAGATGCTTCAAAAAAGTCAGCTGCTTTTGATGCTGTGTGATGCCATGGAACACTTTGAAGCACAAAGAAGGAAGCTTAAGTAAACTTTCAACAGTCACTGTgtaaaaaaaaggtaaaacccCATTGCATCCCTGTTTAAAGATATAAAATAGGATAAAGCTTTCAGAGGGTTTATTCTTCCTTGGaaatgtttgtttgttggtcTGAGTTCTTCAGGGTAACTGAAGGAGAGAGCCACTGACGTTCACATGATTTGGTTCAGAAGGGTCTGGTAGGCAGTGGGAGAGTTTTTCAGTACTTCCACTGGCACAAGTGGGATGGGGATGTTCTGTTCACACACCACGGCCTCGTACCGGGGAGCAGCCTCCAGAGCCAGAGGTGACACAGAGATGGAGGAaatgggctgctgcagctcctgcagcctggctgcgtgatgtgcagcctgtcctgtagtcccagctgctgctgctgcttcttccaggCTACTGTTCAGAGGTATTTCATTTCTTTGGCACGGGTCCGTGAGAGAGTATGGAGGGGGATCATCTGTGGGGATATGGATTTGTGTGGCTCCTGGTCCCACGCATTCATCGTAGCTGAGAAGAAAGAGTTTTTCATTAGACTGCTGTGAAAAATGCCACAGTATCTTACTGACAGCATCACAGGGGCAGGCCCCCATCCTTGCTTAGCCTGCCAGGTGAGACTCCTGAGAACAGAAAGCTGTAACAGCACATCTCTACCTGCCTGAAAATAATCCCTGAGGTGGAAGTTCAGCCCCCATCCTCCTGCACGAAAGTAACCTCtgtggcagcactgctgagctcagctccctgggcacaagcccagctccttgcAGCTGGTTATGCAGGAGGAGTGCTGGCTCAGAGAGCTGTGCACACTGCAGCAGTCACCACAGGTGTGACACAGCACgggctccttcctcctcacagctgctTCTAAGGAGCCAAGTTAGAAAAtggctggggaagaggaagtggccttggCATTCTGCAGTTATGAAATAACCTCTAGAGAGCTCTGGATGGTGTCTAGCAGAGGCTCACAGGGAGTGGGGTCCTGGCTCGCAGGTCTCTGGTGTGCAGTCAGCAGTTACACGAGGTAGGGTCTGGGGTGCACATctgtgctggcaggggcagcaggatgtTTTCACAGAGTGcctggttggaaggaaccccaaggatcaccttgctccaacctttctaggtaacAGTGGAGTTGCAATGAGCTGgtccagcaccctggcaagctgagtcttcaaactgCCCAGTGGAGGgcaatccactgcttcccttgggagatgattccaatgtctgactgtgctcatggggaaacattttcttctggagtccaatggGAATGTCCACAGCAGTAACTAaaccccatcaccccttgtttGTTCCATGGGACTCTTTgtcaaaagggagtctccatcctcctggtaacCACCCTTTATGTGCTGGTCTGTGGTCACAAGGTCTCCCCTAAAGCTTGCTGAGGTGCAGCGCTGTGATGAACAATGCTGACAGACTCATGCTGGTCATTCAGAGACTCGGAAAAGCCCCATCATGTCCCTCCCCAAATGGAGGCAGACTGCCAGGCAGACTGCTTTGTGGGATCTTCCTGGGAAGCCAGATCAGGTCTGTTTGCtgtaaaaaccccaaaccaaacagcaaaTCCTCTGCCTACTCAGTTGACCTGAAAAACAGTTTTGTGGAGCCAGGCAAATTAAGAACCCATTTCCTCAACCATGCTAACTGCAGAGCTATTAAGATCTAGGATCCTTCCTGAAACTCAGGATATTTAGCATGTGCCTTACCAGTAGACTGCAGGCAGTTGTTCTGCTCTTGTAACTGCATTACTGCCAGGCTAAATCCAAGCTAATAAACCCTGTTTGTGGGTGATAAGTGGcctgcagcaaggcagcttGTATAGGTTGTAGCGAGCACAAATCTACTGCCCTCAACCATGGAGGACTTGCCTTAGAGAAATACTTGGCTCTTCTGCATTGGTTCACACCTTTCCCTTGGAGCACTTTTGGTCATTCCTAGCGTGGGTGATGAAAGTGGGgtttagggaagggaaaggtaaGGAAGTGAAATCCTAGTACTAGATTGCTAAACagacagagtcatagaacgcatctgcttggaagggaccctcaaaggttcaaccccctctgcactaaGCAGGGACGtctccaaccagatcaggttgctcagggccctatcaggtttgaccttgaatgtctccaggaatgaggcctcaaccacacctctgggcaacctgttccagggttccacCAGccccatggtaaagaacttcctcctccggTGTTGTTATTTTTACTTCCCTTTTATGCTTTATATTCACGAGGACAATGCTTTTAAATTCAGATGAGAACATTTTGATTTCCCCATTGGGAAGAATGGCATTTAAAACACAAAGCTGCTCTGAAGATCCTCAGCAGGGCTGCTAGGTACTCCAGAAACAAGCCCCAGCGTGCGGGAGGTCAAATTGGTTTTGTATGGGATGTACAGAAGATTTTAGCCCAGCCTCTACCAAACCTGCTGAAGCTTCCAAGCATGCCTGATACTCTTTCCAAAGACCTCAGACCTCCACCCCTCATGAGCTGGgctgaggagaggaagagacagtCTGTGCAGCAGTACTTACTGTGAACTGCATCTTCACTTGATGTACAGTTTGCTGCCCCAAAGCCCAGTGAATGTATTTAAAATCCAGCCACAGGTTTTGACTGAGGCTACTGAAGAGCACCTACTGGGTCTTGTTACCATAGTAAAAGAGTTTCAGGTTGATAAAGACCACAGtaatactcaagatgaggtctcaccagggcggagtagagggggatcTGCTGAatacactcttcctaatacactcgaggatcccattggccctcttggacacaggggcacattgctgtctcatggataacttgtaacccaccagcactcccagctccttctccacagggcttaGTTAACTGCAGAATGAGCTGAAGAGCTCACAGGAAGCATAGTTCATTTGGTGCTAACCTCTGTCACTCATGGAACTCCACAGAGTGGAAAAATCCTCCTTTGGGCCTGTTTCAAAATGGAAATGGAATTGGTATAATCTTAGACCTGTCTGCTAAAGAAATGTATTCTCAGAGCTGGCTCACAGGAGGCTGAGCTTGTGCTGGGAAGTCTGGCCAGCTGCCCACTCAGGCTGTTGCTTGGGTGTCAGCTGCCTTTTATTAGTAAAGACTGGTGGGTGTGGGTCCAAAAAACAGCCTCGGTTTTCAAGTGGATTTATAGGAAGTTGTACAAATTGAGATGCCAGGATCAGAATCATTTTTCACATGTGAGCTTTCTGCTCAGAACATTTACCCCATCTGTACAGGGCCATTTATTATACAGTGTGACTCTGTCATGCAGGAAGAGCTGCTTGTAGAACGTGCACAGAATAGCAAAAGCAGAGGTGTGTGGGTGGTGTGTTcacacctgcactgcacagGTGTACAAGCAGTCAGACAAGGGCTGGTCTTAATACCAGTTACATCCAAACCAGTCTGCttaaacaggaagaaaaaaagggaagtactgcattcagttttgggctccccagtttgggagtgacagggatctgctggagagagtccagcagatgATGGGtaatgaggggactggagcactgcctgatgaggagaggctgagggacctggggctgcttagtctggagaaatgaagactgagaggggagttaatcaatgtctataactacctgagtgCTGGGTGTCAGGAcagggagacaggctctgctcactgctccctggcataggacaagcagcaatggatggaagctgcagcacaggaggttccagctcaacacaaggaggaacttctttcctgtcagggtcccagagtcctggcacaggctgcccagagaggctgtggagtctccttctctggaggctttcaaggcctgtctggatgcgttcctgtgtgacctgagctagattgtgtggtcctgctctggcagggggggtggacttgatgatctctttggtttccttccaacccctaaaatcctgtgagcctgtgaaaggaagcagagctgTTCTACCCTAATCTGCTGGTTGTAAGATGCAGAACTGATGTTCTGCTTCAAGTGGCTTCTGTTGGTTCACTGGAGGGAGTAAGTGAATTCCTTCATCTACTAGCCTCAAGGTATGTGAGGCACACAGAAGAGACACAGATAACCTCAGGTGCAGCTGCTGGCCCTTGTCATGGCTCTTCCTGCAGGCATCCAAATGTGGAAGGAGCTACAGAATTTCTGGAATAACTTTGGCTAGTGTGTTTTCTACCCAAGTTAACCTTCCCATGCAATGACAGCTGGCTGATATTTGAAGGTCACTTCTCCGAAGGTGCCACACAATAATCTAGGCAAGTgtggctctccagaggaggtgaGTTAGACAGCTGCAATGGCAAGCATCCTCCTTCACAGATGGCTGAGACAGGATGAGCAATCTCCATCCATCTCTCCCCATGCTAACTGCAGTATAGTTACTAGGTATGAGGTGTATCAGAAAGGTGTCCTCTTCAGTTCTGCTGCAGTACCAGGGCTAAGAAAGCTCAGAAAGGAGACTTGCTGAGAACCACAGCTTTAAAGATTTCCTGaaattttgtttctctttgatTTTTCTGTTTACTGTATCTCAAGTTCAGTAATACATGAAAGTTCTTTAAAAactatctattttttttctggaagtgAAAATCTGACTGGTAAAATAGTGTCTTTCAAAGCCATCAAAATCATACATTTTAATGTGAGCAGTGGTAAATAAGAATTTGCTGTACCCGTGCCTGTATTTAGTAAAATATCTGCTAAGGAAAACCTGAATTTATACTTGAACTAACCAAGTTTTGTCTATATTTTGAGTTTGTGTGAGCTGCATATTTGTAGCAGGTATAGGTCTAACAGTTTCTAGGCCTaacagttttgtttctttgcaagTGCAGGACTAGAACAAACCTTAAGGAAGTGCTTACCACGGAGGTGAATCAGGATACATGACATTGACCTGAGAAAGTGTATCCAGATAGGAACCAAAATCAAAAGCTGGGGGAAACTCCTCCATACAGGTGGATCTCAGCTCTCCAAAAGAGCCACCATAGGAGAAGCCATCTGGAGCTGGAAAACACACAATTAATACTTGCTGGTTTTATCCTGCCTGGTGGATATTCTCAGACATCATCACTCTTCACACCACTGCCATAAatcagaaaaccaaaccaatctgAGGCAGAAGAATCAGAGTTCACAGGAGCTTTCTATTCCACTAAAAGCAAGTCAGCATCATCtgtagtcacagaatggtagaatcctagaacagctcaggttggaagggacctcagctcatctgctccaacctccccaccatgggcagagacacctctcaactggactcagctgctcaaggcctcacccagtctggccttgaacacgtccagggaggaagcagccacagcatccctgggcagcttgttccagtgcctccccaccctcactgtaaggaatttcttccaaatctccagtttcaatctgccctcttccagctcaaagctgttggtccacatcctatcactacaagcccttgtaagaggttcctccacagctttcttgcaggctccCACTAATGTACTGACTACATTGATGTCCTCAATGGCATCATTAATGATGATGACAGCTGAAATTATGTTTTGATGCACTGTGGCTGTGCTTATATTATTCTTAAGTTATTAACTTCTGTGGTCAGAACAGAAGTCATTGCCCAGCCCTTGTAGGCTGGTCCCCACTGCAGGAGTGGTACCCCTCCAGGCTTTCCAACACACTGAGGTTACGTTCTATGCTGTAGCAAGGCTCCAGTGGAATATGGAGATAAACTATCAAGAGTCTAGTGATGGAGAAGAACTCCCACAGCCTTCTGAGGGAAAAGAAGCTGTTTATGAAATGCTGTTGGCACTGGCCTTGTTTACATTAACCACTAACTACGGAGCTTGCACCACGTGAATTCAGAGACAGCATGGAGATGCTATTCAACACCAAACCTGCCCCTGATCTGCTTATCCTgggttttattttacttttttatcCCTTGCACAGATGCTTTTTGTTGCCCATAGCACCAGATAATAATCGAGCTAAGCATTCTCTTGCTCTAACTAGCTGGCTTACCATAAACAGCATCTCTCCTGGGGTGCGGGTGTCTTAAGCGGCCATCCTTTCGCAGGCTGCCCACGATGATTGTAATGCAGGACAGAAATAGCACAAGTCCAATCACTACTCCAGCCACCAGGAGAGGTGAAACAAGTAAACTGGTATCGTTTCCATTGTCACCATAGCTGGGGAACTCACTGCTTGGGCTGCTCTGGTTCAAGTGAACTTCTGTACAGTAGAGAAGGAGAGAATGTGTCAGTTGTAAAGAGAGACAAAGCGAGGTTATACAGATGCCAACTCAAAGGGCTTCAGAGCCCTAAGAGACAGCCTGAGGCAGATTCACTGTTTGAATTCATGCTCATATGGACacatttctttacagaaagggttctcagcactgcaacaggctgcccagggaagtggatatagtgctgagggatgtgatttagtggtagtggcttagTGGCAGTGGTGGGATTGAGAGTTCTAGGcaaacagctggacttgatctcaaaggtctcttccagcctcaacactTCATCAAACTTCTGTGAAACTTATTTATTAGACCTGTTTCTGAAGATGGCTCTGTTGAGGAGTCACTCAGCAATCATTTATCTGGGGGATTGCCCTGCTGGCATCAGTAAGGATGTTGTGTAATTTCAATTGCTTCTTTCTGGAAAGATTCTCTGTATCACAAATTGACTGATGCTGAAAGAACTTCAGTGCACCATGTGAAAACTCAAAAATGTGGGCTCtgagcagaagagaacaactgCACATTGTCAGTAGGGGTGAAAAGATTCTGGGGCTTTGCAGAGAAAGTTTTGGGCAAGAGTAAAAGAGAGGAGCCTACTCTTGTAGGACAGGGCATGCTCGTGCTTGCGTGATATGCCAGCAGCCAACAAACTGGTTTGGAGCAGAGTGGGAAagtttgaactggaagatctttaaggttccttccaacccattctatgattttatgaatttTACATGGAGGGATGCTGGCAGATAGCTTTCAGCAATCTCTTCCTTTGGGATTTATCACTTTAGTGTCTTCAAGTCACAATAAGCTTAAAAAGAAGATGATGGCTTCAAGGCAATGTGTATTATCGTTGGTTACCACTTGACATTGAGGAAACTGATGAGATACAAATCCTGGGGAATTAGCATGTAGTAGGGCTTTTGTTAATTATTTAGAAGCACTTGGCTGTTGGCTTGGAATTTTTAAGAGCAATTGAGATAACTGAGAAATGAGCTGCTACAAAGCATTTTCTGATTCTTCTGAAAATTAAACTGATTGTAGCATTAAACCAAAAAGGTAGGGAAAGCCTAAATGCTCTTAGCAACAAAGAGCTTTTGGGTACAGATTGGGGTAGATTCTGCTGATCTCATTGCCCTTGCACTAGAGCTAAACTTCCTCCAAGTTCTAATCATGTTTCT comes from the Pogoniulus pusillus isolate bPogPus1 chromosome 20, bPogPus1.pri, whole genome shotgun sequence genome and includes:
- the BEAN1 gene encoding protein BEAN1 isoform X2, yielding MEITAAPVCWAEQSILPCKKEELQCGAGLCLLNWLRCRYRKDCGRDYMSIKLTCSKVHLNQSSPSSEFPSYGDNGNDTSLLVSPLLVAGVVIGLVLFLSCITIIVGSLRKDGRLRHPHPRRDAVYAPDGFSYGGSFGELRSTCMEEFPPAFDFGSYLDTLSQVNVMYPDSPPCYDECVGPGATQIHIPTDDPPPYSLTDPCQRNEIPLNSSLEEAAAAAGTTGQAAHHAARLQELQQPISSISVSPLALEAAPRYEAVVCEQNIPIPLVPVEVLKNSPTAYQTLLNQIM
- the BEAN1 gene encoding protein BEAN1 isoform X1; its protein translation is MEITAAPVCWVLFIYLPLISGSSIHIGLGSNYSNLSEQSILPCKKEELQCGAGLCLLNWLRCRYRKDCGRDYMSIKLTCSKVHLNQSSPSSEFPSYGDNGNDTSLLVSPLLVAGVVIGLVLFLSCITIIVGSLRKDGRLRHPHPRRDAVYAPDGFSYGGSFGELRSTCMEEFPPAFDFGSYLDTLSQVNVMYPDSPPCYDECVGPGATQIHIPTDDPPPYSLTDPCQRNEIPLNSSLEEAAAAAGTTGQAAHHAARLQELQQPISSISVSPLALEAAPRYEAVVCEQNIPIPLVPVEVLKNSPTAYQTLLNQIM